CCGCAGAACTATTTCTGAAACCTCAGTTTTTGAGGGTGATAAAATATCAATGATTGAGGATATAGAAAACAATAGTTTTCTGCCCATTGCATGGATGAAAGCAGAATCAAGGATAAGCCCAAACCTTGAATTCAGTGCTATTAAAAATATGCAGGTGTCTCAGGGAGGCTATCACAGAAGTGTTTTTTCCATAATGCCTTTTTATCGGCTGAAAAGAACCCATACAGTCACCTGTCTTAAACGAGGGGAATACAACGTTGGGAATGTGACATTAACGGCCGGGGACATTCTAGGTTTTGTTACAAAGATATTATCATATGACAATGAGGTGAGACTTCTTGTCTACCCAAGTCCTCTTTCTGAAAACAGAATGGTGGAGTGCTACCGTTCTCTCCAAGGGGATGCAGTTGTAAGGAGGTTCATAAACCCAGACCCGTTTCTTGTAGCAGGAGTGAGGGAGTATCAGGCTGGGGATCCTGTCTCGTCAATCAGTTGGAAGTCAACGGCAAGAACCAATTCACTTCAGGTATATAAGTATGACTATTCGGCAGATACAAAGCTCTTGATTCTATTTAATATTGATTCCAGCAGCAGTCAGGACAATTATCCGAATGAGAGGGAATGTGAAAAAATAGAATTGGGTATTCACTTTTGTGCTTCAATTATAGATAAGACAATCAAACAGGGGATATCTACAGGGTTTTGCTGTAACGGGCACTTCAGAGATCAAAAAGAAATTGTCAATATCCCTTCTCGTTGCAGTCAGATTCAGCTTTTTACTATTTTTGAGGCCATGGCGAAACTGCAACTTCACAGAGTGTTATCCTTTTATACAATGATAAAAAACATAAAAAACACTATTCCAAAGGATACAGATATACTTATTGTTTCTCTCTACAATGACGAAAAGATTCAGGAACAGGTTCGTGAACTGAAACGTTCCGGGCATGATGTTGAAACCTGGATTATTTCTGAAAGCGAGGTGGAATAATGTCAAAATTGTTTCTGCTCTCTAATGTATTGCAAGGTTTTGCCTGGATGCCCTTTAATTTTTTTATTATGCAGCTTGTACTTCCTGCGGAGACTGCGGTCGTTTTATCAGTTCTCATGGTGGTGCTTGCCATTCTGGCATCATTGATATGCAGCTTAAATATAAAAGCCTATTTGTATAACCCTGTCTCATTGGCTGTATCAATTTTTATCGGAGTTGCCGGTGCCGGTACTGTCCTTGGCAGGCTTATTGTGACCATAATGTGTATGGTTGTTTTTATCAGTATATGGTATAGCTTAAAAAAAGAAAACGATTTCTCTATGCAGACCGCAGTATTTGCACTTATCATAAATGTCATCTACGGGGTAATGAACAAAGTGGCTGATATAAGTGATAGTGTACGATATGGGAATGCAGCTATATGTATTTCAGTTATCTCCGCAGTTATACTTTTGATAGTAAGGCAGGTAGATGACTCCAGAAGCTTTGGAAAAGCCACCATGGACATAAGCAGAACCCAACGAAAGAATAACCGGATTTTCGGTGGGGTAATACTTTTGGTGCTTGTACTAATGGGTACTTTGGGAAGAGTGTCTGAAATTTATAAGTTTGTATTGAGCTTAATCGGAAAAATATTTAAGTTTTTAGGTATGCTGCTAAGTCCCGGAGCAACTCACGCAGAAGAAAACCAAATGCAACAATTCCCCGGAGTAAAACCAACCTCAAGCCTCTTTGAGCAAATACTGAAGGTAGTCCTTGATGTATTGGCTATAGTTCTGATAGCAGCTTTTACGATTTATCTTTTGTACACAATTTCAAAATTGATAATCAAGCTTATACGCAGTATCGCCGGATGGCTTGCAAACAGAGAAGCGGCGGCCATAATAATAAACGAAAACGGACTCATTGATGAAAAGCAGAGTCTTTACGGTAAAAATATTAAGAAAATCACCAACGGATTCCTTAACAGGGCAAGAGGACTATTTAACAGGGAAGTACCTTATAACAAATTACCTGATGGGAAAGCTAAACTAAGAAGACTGTTCAGAAACTTTGTTGATAAATCGATGCAAATTGGAGTTACCATAAAAAAATCTTCAACCGCAGACGAGATATCAAGGGGTGCTTCGGCTGCAGTACCTTCTGAAACAGAGCTTAACAGTTTAATGTCTGAAAGCTATAATGCTGTTCGTTATGGTGATATGGAGCCATCTCCAGGGGATTTAGAGATTCTGGAAGAAAAGTTTAATAATTAGGTATCCGTTGACAAAAAACTAGAAATAATATATAGTGGTTTTATATAGAACCACTATTTTTATGAAGAGAGATGTTGCAGGTGGATATTATTGACGCTCTAATGCAAGCGGGTTTCACCAGACATGAGTCTGTTTTGTATGTTACTCTCTGCAGGGAAGGTGAGCTGACAGGATACGAAGCATCCAAGCTCACAGGGATTCCACGGTCAAATGCGTATCTTGGCCTTGCCGGCTTGTGCGACAAGGGC
This region of Clostridium sp. BNL1100 genomic DNA includes:
- a CDS encoding DUF58 domain-containing protein; this translates as MLFLQIALALPLLILIETILFKRFLLKGVVYRRTISETSVFEGDKISMIEDIENNSFLPIAWMKAESRISPNLEFSAIKNMQVSQGGYHRSVFSIMPFYRLKRTHTVTCLKRGEYNVGNVTLTAGDILGFVTKILSYDNEVRLLVYPSPLSENRMVECYRSLQGDAVVRRFINPDPFLVAGVREYQAGDPVSSISWKSTARTNSLQVYKYDYSADTKLLILFNIDSSSSQDNYPNERECEKIELGIHFCASIIDKTIKQGISTGFCCNGHFRDQKEIVNIPSRCSQIQLFTIFEAMAKLQLHRVLSFYTMIKNIKNTIPKDTDILIVSLYNDEKIQEQVRELKRSGHDVETWIISESEVE